The Quercus robur chromosome 3, dhQueRobu3.1, whole genome shotgun sequence DNA segment AGCTAGTCCATGTTGCGAAAGAGCAATCCAAAAATTCATGATTATACCATTACTAAATTGGGCCCTCTAGACGTTATCATTTTATGTTCAACttttattaagaattttttttttttgctgagattATTAAGAAATTTTCTACTATTACAATGATCTTAGATACAATATTCCTAAGGGTGTTTTTTATAAGTGCTTCCACTCTGGTAATGTAAACTTCCCTTTAAACCAATGGCTTACTGactatttttatttgtgcattTGGCATGTGCCTAAATTATAAtgctttaattaataattatgccAAGAGGATGCCTTTGTCTTTTTTGCTGCGTCCTTGACAATATGCTAAATGTGTAGCATAAATATcataataataagttaattaTTTCCATAAACTGATGGTCCTAAATAGGCAAAGACatttcctaaaaatgaaaagaaaaaaaaaatatatatacataatatatattaataaaaaaatttccactacAGGAATCAGACTGAGTGAATTGAAATctaaagtatttttttatgggattattattatttttgaaaaatagtagATAGGATGAGCTTTTTATATATACCTAAACTGGATAACCTGATTTTCTGACTTTCTAATGGtgtttcccttaaaaaaaaaaagggacttcTAATGATGTCACATGTTTTCAAGGTTAAAGGAATCTGGCATATGAATGATATAAAACTTATTTAGATAACATGATTGCTACATGTTAATTGGTTTCtacaaaatttgtttataaatctACAATTTGCACCAAACAATTCTTCTATAGTCCAAAATTCCAAGACTATACCAAACAATTATTCTATAGTCCAAAATTCCCAGACTACAccaaacaaagaacaaaaaattcctagacttgaattttcaaagtttgaaaaatgttccaaaaaatgatcaaagacTCGTGAAAACTTGTGTTTccctcaacaacaaaaaaggacTTGTAATAGTGTCACACGTTTtcataagaacaaaaaattccTAGACTTGAATTTTCAAAGTCTTTGGATGTTccaaaaaatgatcaaagacTTGTGGAAACTTGAAACTCTAACATGATTAAAGTCTTCTAATGTCTCCTAATGGTGTTTccctcaacaacaaaaaaggacTTTGTAATAGTGTCACACGTTTTCATAAGATTGTAAGAGTTTTGGGCCTGCAATGATAACCACACATATATCCTGATATATACCAAAAAGTTCTTTCGCTTTTGCTGGACAGTTTATACCCGACCCCACACAGAAGTCCAATTTCTCTGATTGATGGATTGATGGCATTGATAGTCTCTGCCCGGACGTTGACTAGTCCAAACACAATGAACCATCCAGGTTCAACACTTCTACAATTGTTTTAAAGGATAATGACAGACTTGGTTTTTATCCAAATTCTAATTTCATCCCAAAATGCTTAGATATTAATCCATTAGGGTCAATGATATTAAGTCCATGAACAAAGTCATATTAGATTTGGCACACGGTTTCCATTGGAGTTATATATTAAATCCTAAGTTTGCCCAATAGAGTGTATTCTAGAACAAAGTTATGGTTATAAAGCCTAATTCATGtttaaggttttattttttgtttaggaCATATATTAAATCCTAAACCGAAAGTATTGGCAGCTGGCTctgaattttgataaaattcaagGAAACATATTTTTGGGTAGAGATGCTTTGCATTAGTATTATCATTTAGTTCAACAAAGTATAATCTTAGTGAGTCAATTTGTATAATGCAATAAGATTTATATTTTGTGGAGGATATTAAGTAATTTCCATGATTGATTATAGGTCATATTTAAGAGTATTTTGAGACTATTTTGGAGAGTGTTTCAACTAGACTTTCAAAGTGATTCAAGCTCTGTAAGTAATTATGTataatatgcacaagtttttgtccattaggttcttagaagttaaaagttttcaaaagttatgtaTTTCAAACTTATAGTTTCTAAAGTttatcaaaatcatttttacatcattgaaagagaaactttaatttttaaataatgttttaaagagaAACTTTGAATTCTAAATAATGTTTTGAATATCTAAACCTCACttaaaagatgatttctaaactaaactattttccaaaaagaattgagtttcaatgtaagttttctaaaaaagttcttgttctttaaatttgtttaaaaccaGGTGATTCAAATTCATATTCCTAGTTTCCAAATtgtatttaaaatgtttcttttagcaaattgaattttcaaaattactcaagaattgtaaaaatatttatataaactcctCAGTTTCTCTTCGTTCTCCAAAagagtcaagcatcctttgatttatgttcAAGTTGTCATTGTGATATTTGATATGCCTTTATGTTTGGAAAAATGgttaatattaagaaaattattctattttgtataaactttgcttttatgatatgtgactcaaaataagtgtttttagaaGTGATCAAGTATATATGTAAGCCCACTCATAGGGTTGTATGTGAGAATAAATGTTGATCCCTCAACAGTAggggttagatgttggtatccactcacaggattgtatgtgagaatatgtgatatGTGTATATGCGATACTATGCTCTGATCAACTATCTGTATGTGCTTTCGAATGATTTTAAGGTGTgattacatatgtattaagtgattttttatatgttttagaATAATTATATCTAATATCCAGTGGTGGagccagaaaaagaaaaagaaagaaaaaaaataactcCCAATTGGTTGTAACTTGAAAGTGGTTCTGACACAAGAaaaggaaagtaaaaaaaaaaaaaaaaaagttttctcaAACATCAAATCCTTTTCACCTAATTTACTACTCTTGTAAGCTTTTGTCTTGTCCCACGTTTGATAattatttcacaactttttttcgTTTTTAATTTCTATCATTATTTTCACTGTTAATGATACTTTTTGCagtattttattgttaaatgatgctaaaaatattgcaaattttactatttatatcTTACAAATTAGcatgtcaccaatcacaaaaaataattataaacatctatcattatattgtttatataacactaatcacatttttaccacatcaatttgtaaactttttgttgtaaattttgtagtaactatgaattggttatttttgtttatttattttaatgatatgaaatatatttattttcttataattgtttctttgttttgttattattattgattaatattttttagattaatttcactttaaatgatgttttttaattttgcccccTCTAAACCAAAATCCTGGCTTtgataacttttatttttagaaatagaacAATATTTTAGGACATCCCAATATGAAATAGAGGACAAATAAACTGGGACAGAGGGAGTAGTTTGTATAATTTGATTAGATCATGACTTCCAAAGTGTTACTCAACCtcttaattatttttgtggATAAGGTAATTTTTGTGGATAATTattgattgttttgtggttaatttcTTAGACCAGATTTGTAGTTtatcttgttgaattttggtttgtctaGAGGATAATGATGTTacttttgggacaattgattttatttagatcaaaaaaaaaattttgtgctaCCAAAGTTTAACCGGGTATaatagaaattttgttttttggtcaaAAGAATGTGCTGGATTTTTTTAGATTCATttgaaaccaaattttttttttccctactaccccttcttttttaaaattttggggcctcccttccacttgggggccttaggcaattgcctaattGGCCTAGTGGAAGGGTAGGCCCTGCTTGTAAATCTTATTGTTGAAtacattttttgtcatttttttttttaattgttgaattTCTTTATCCTGGACAAATGGTCGAAATTCTTTTCTGCCATAttcctttctctttccctttaattttttaatttgttagtttTATTTGAGGGGAGAGCCATTGGCAagcggaggaggaggaggatgatGAGGAAGGAGTGgttggagagaaagagagggtgAGGTGGCAGCCTTTGATTGGGTCTTCTTTGGGTGATGAGGCTTAAATAtttggttttcaaattttttttgtctgttTGTTTCCAAAGAATGTGTAAGGAAAGATGAGAGAaactgcaaaaagaaaaaaatatattgaaggCTATGTTTTCTGATTAGATGGTGGGTAGGAGGGATGGGTGTGAACAACAAACGTCCACTAAAAGTATCACTACCATTGAGTCATTATCTGAACCTTGACTTGCTGAATTTTTAGCCAACAAAATAATCCGGCCAgacaaccaccaaaaaaaaaaaaaaaatttttgacacGGTCGCCTAATGCCCAAGTAGAAAAAAGGaccccaaattttaatttaatttagcccaaatattagccaacaagtaaaataatattttttttatcaaatgaaaaataaggaaaaagagagagaaatattatgttcacaacatttttgacaacacttttacaacaaattataagtagcATATTGTTACAAGCTAGTATTGATGGCAAAAAATAATTCgtagtttcaaattaaaccataACAATTTAACAActaggatttattgtgaaaaatattgtaaaagtagcattttaaaaaaaaaagtaatacacaaaaaaattcacaaaatttttcacaatagttgaaTTGACAAACTTACCAATATCAATCTACTGCATCAATatgtgtgaaaatttttgtcaattttttttttttaaatttttgggtatctatttaaaaatttttgtctaattcatgttaattagtaaaataattgcatttaaaataaaataatagagcTTAAGtaatacttaatttttttaaagtcatattaaatatattaaatgtcATAGTTTCAATCTTCGCCTTAGGCCCTAAATACGTTAAGCAGCCTGCAATCATCGTAATAAATGTGTGTACTTTGAAACCATGTTAACCACTCTAAGAGTCTGTTTGAGATctgtttattttactaaaactgaaatttttttgttaaaagtactatatataaaagtaaaaattagctgaaatagtacaataagacccataaataatattaaaaagtgcagtgggcctcataaatagtagtaaaaataagctgaatagtaaaataagttggcaaaaataatttttgccaaacacacactagggtccgtttggatacagcttattttgctaaaaattgaaaactgaaaaaactgtagcaaaataatttttaaatatgtaaatagtaccgtaagacctatttttaatatttttttttaataaaatgattgTGGGTTTCATGAACAATGTACTTTATTTTCGACACATTGAATTCATGTGAATGAACAGTGTTATTACCGTTCATAcacgctaaaaaaaaaaaaaaaaaaagagtgaaactCAAAATGCAGGCAATAAACCCAATCTAAACGGGCACTAAGTCATGTTTATAAAGACAGGTAAAGAAATATGGTCTCCAAACCCCAAATATCTTGCTGCCTATTAAGTTTGAGTTAGAGCAAAGTGCTTTCCCTTTGGAGAAATTCAGTGCTCATTCATGGCTACGAATGAAAACCATCTCAAACTTATGTTCTTGCTAATGTTATCATGCTTGTGGATTTCCTTTGCTGCTGCAAGAGACACCCTCGAATTAGGCGACACTCTTAATTCCTCAAGTTATCTAGTTTCTACAAAAAGAGCATTCACTTTGGGGTTCTTCCACTCTGGAAGTACCAGCAACATCTACTTGGGAATATGGTTCACCAATGACCCTAAAAGAATTGTTTGGGTTGGCAACAGAAACGCACCTGTTGTGAACACTGCTGCGGTTCTTACGTTAGAGACCaaaggaaatttcaaaattttgcccCAAGGTGGAGATGCAATATCTCTGTATTCTCATCAAGCAACCAACTACACAGACACTCTCTTTGCAACTCTATTGGATTCAGGGAATTTTGTCCTGCAAGAGTTGGATTCCAATGGAACTACGCAAAAGGTTTTGTGGCAAAGTTTTGATGAGCCTACAGACACACTTCTGCCGGGGATGAAGTTAGGTGTCAACCACAAGAATGGAAGACCTTGGTCACTTACCTCATGGTTGAACGAGGTTGTCCCAGTTCCAGGGCAGTTTTCTCTAGAGTGGGATCCCAAGGGTCGCCAATTGATCATTCGGCGACAAGGGGTGGAGTTTTGGACTAGTGGGGTCTTGAAAGGTGGCAAATTTGAGTTCATATCAGATGAATACAAGAGCATGTATAATTTCACCATTGTTTCTAACGAGGATGAAGAACACTTggtttataataatataaaccaAGGTGGACAATCAGCGTGGTTTCTAAGTTTTGAGGGGAAACTTCTCAGTTTTGATGGATCCTATATTGCAGAAACGGAAAACTGTAATGGACACAGTACTGATGGAGGCTGCATGAGATGGCTACCATCGTGTCGAAGTCGTGATGACATGTTTGATAAAAGATCTGGTTACTTCATACAAGGGCCTGAACCTAGCTCCTTCGATTATAACACTAAACATACCATGAATGATTGCAGGGTTACTTGCTGGAACCTCTGTGGCTGTGATGCCTATACTTTCCTATATGATAATCAGACTGGATGCAAATTTTGGGAGAAAAAGGGGGAATTCTTCC contains these protein-coding regions:
- the LOC126718961 gene encoding G-type lectin S-receptor-like serine/threonine-protein kinase CES101 isoform X3: MATNENHLKLMFLLMLSCLWISFAAARDTLELGDTLNSSSYLVSTKRAFTLGFFHSGSTSNIYLGIWFTNDPKRIVWVGNRNAPVVNTAAVLTLETKGNFKILPQGGDAISLYSHQATNYTDTLFATLLDSGNFVLQELDSNGTTQKVLWQSFDEPTDTLLPGMKLGVNHKNGRPWSLTSWLNEVVPVPGQFSLEWDPKGRQLIIRRQGVEFWTSGVLKGGKFEFISDEYKSMYNFTIVSNEDEEHLVYNNINQGGQSAWFLSFEGKLLSFDGSYIAETENCNGHSTDGGCMRWLPSCRSRDDMFDKRSGYFIQGPEPSSFDYNTKHTMNDCRVTCWNLCGCDAYTFLYDNQTGCKFWEKKGEFFQDLSGIIPALYVLIPKSSQNGTKKWIWVIGIAIGVIPLVVIFFCILCHLSRRRNVFLQVEMDAKSDDGMLELMNSDTFTTVNELQNDRKQGNDLRIFSYKCIMSATNNFSLENKLGEGGFGLVYKGIFSQGQEVAIKRLSRNSGQGMLEFKNELILISELQHMNLVQLLGFCIHGEERMLIYEYMPNKSLDYFLFDSTKSKMLDWPTRFSIIEGIAQGLLYLHKYSRLRVIHRDLKASNILLDENMNPKISDFGMARIFQQNELEANTRRIMGT